CCATGGTGAGCAATCATACCTGCTAATAATGATTGATTATATTCATTATTTGAAGATCTAACCATAATTTTACCCTTAAATTTTGGATCTGCTAAATCTTCATATGTAGATAATTCTTTTTCTACTCCTGATCCTAATTTATAAACTGTAACTCTTGCTCTTTTTGTTAAACCAAACCATTGGTTATCTTTATCTCTTAATTTTTCTGGGATTGAACTTATTAATTTTTCTGATTCAATTGCTTGAAAAAGACCTTTTTCTTTTGCTGTATATAATCTTGCAGCATCAACAGTAATTAAAACATCAGCTGGAGATTTTTCACCCTCTGATTCAAGTCTTTGTACTAAAGCAGAACCTTTTGCTTTTACAACATTTACTTTTATACCTGTTTTTTCTTCAAACATTTTAAATAATACTTTATCAGTATCATAATGCCTTGTTGAGTAAATATTAACCTCGCTTGCAGCATATATCGAACTTGTCAACATAAATGCACCTAAAAATAATTTCTTTAGCATACCTATTTTCCTTATTGATAATTATTATTGAAATTATAATGATTGATTCCTTAATAATAACTTATACTAAGAATGATTATCAAAATAGTTTTTGGGCAATAAAAAAGGGAATAGTAAAAACTATTCCCTTCAATTAAATTTTTATGTAAATATTTAAAAATTATCTAGCGTAAGCTGCGTCAGTTACATCTTGAGTATCAACAATATATGGAACTAATGCCATATGTCTTGCTCTTTTAATAGCTTTTTCTACCATCTCTTGAGCATTTTTAGAGTTACCTGTAAGTCTTCTAGGCATAATTTTACCTCTTTCACTCATAGATAGTTTTAATAACTCAGTGTTTTTATAGTCAATGAAATCAATTTTCATTTCGCTATATTTACAAAATTTTTTTCCGTATTTTCTTCTTTCTGCCATCTTTAATCCTTATATTCTAGAAAGGTATTTCATCATCATCAATATCGATTTCAGGTATTCTATGTTCAGCTGCTTGACTAGCTTGATTATTCATACCACCATAATTATTTTGACCCATGTTGTTTTGAGGTGCTTGTTGCTGGTTGTATTGATTTGATTGAGGATTATAACCACCACCTTGGCTATTATAAGAGTTTTGCGCTCCTTGAGCTTGTGGCGCCCCCATATTTTGTGAATCTGCTTTAGAATCTAACATTTTCATACTATCTACTCTTAAAGCATGTTTACTTCTGTTAGTTCCATCTTGCGCAGTCCATTGTTCAAAAACCAGTCTACCTTCTAATAAAACTTTTGAACCTTTTCTTAAGTATTGATTAGCAACTTCAGCACTTCTACCAAAAATATTGAAATCTAAAAAACAAACCTCTTCTTTTTGTTCACCAGTTTGTGATTTATATCTATGGCTAGTTGCAATAGCAGATTTAGCTAATGCTGAACCATTTGGCATATATCTTAGTTCAATATCTCTTGTTAAGTTTCCTACCATTACTATTTTATTATACATAAGATGTTCCTACAAAATTTAATTAGTTAGCTTTTTTAGCTGCCTCATCGCTCATTTTAGTCCATGCAGCGATCTCTTTTTTACTTTCATATTTAATGAAAATAAATCTCATGATATTTTCGTTGATTCTATATTGTCTTTCAATTTCAAGAATTCCAGAAGGCTCACCTTTGAAATATGCTACAAAATAGTAACCTCTTTTGTTTTTTTCAATTTCATAAGCTAAAGGTCTAGTTCCCATATCATCACAAGCAACGATTTCACCACCGTTTTTTGCAATGTCAGCTTTTACTTTTTCGATTTGTGCCGCAGTCTCTTCTTCAGTAAGAGTTGGCTTTAAGATAAACATTGTTTCGTAATGTTTTAATTTTGACATCAGTTCTCCTTATAGTTTGTGCCGGTATCTTTACAAATTGTTAATATCAGCAAGGATTTTTTGTAAAGTGGGAGATTTTATCTAATAATAACTGATAGTTTTCTTAAAGAAGCCTGAAGATAGATATTAGAATCACTAATTTTTGAAGACTTTAGTTCTAGTTCTAAATTTAATAAATATTCTAAAATCTCTAAAAATTTTTCAGGTTTAATACTTATTGCAAGTCTAGATTTTTTCTCCCAAACATTTTTAGGGGGAACAAAACCTAAAATCTCTTTTGCATTTGCACTTCCAAAAACCCTTGCATAAGAACTTATCATAAAAAGTTGTTGAACAAATGAGGTGATTTGATTTAAAAGGTAAATTTCATTCATCCCCTCTTCTAGCAATAGTTCTAGATCATCACTGATATCTAAACAAGATAAAAGATTATGTAAAAAATCTTCAAAGTTAACAGCGCCAATACCAAAACAGTGTCTATTTACTGTATTTGCTGAAATCTTTTCATCTAAAATAGAAAGTTTTTTTAAATCATTCATACATAAAGACAAGTCTTGTCTATGCATAAAATATAGATGATTAAGTGCTGAAAGTTCACAATTCATATTTAATTGTTTTGCTTGATTTTCTATCATTTTTACAGCTTCATTTGGGAAAGGAGAAAACATCCTAACACTAACTGCATTAAGTTTTTTTGTAAAATAACCACCCATAGTTTTAAAATCACCATCTCCCATACAAGAGAAAATAACTTTTGAATCTGGATTTGTATTACAAGCTTCAATTAATTCTGTACACTCTTTTTTATTTAATTTTTTTTCTAGTTTAATAATAAGAATATTATTAGCTGCAAAAAGTGAAGATTGAAGTAGTTTATTTTTCGCATATTTAAAATCAAAATCGTCAAAATAAAGTTTTTCTATCTCATCAGGCGATCCCAATGAAGAAGCTACTAACTCTGTATAGTGTTCAACTAAATAATTAGATTGCCCAAAAAACATATAGGCATTAAATTTTATATTTTGATTTAAAAGATTATCGAATTCGTTTTTATACATGATGGAATATTAGCTAATTATTGCTTTTTAAAACATTTTCTCAAGTCTATTAAAAAGTCCAGACCATGTTTTATCCTCTAAAAGTTTTATAACCTCATCTATATCATATTTTTTACCCTCTAAAATTTCACAAGAGGCCTCATCAATAGTTTGTGAGAGTCTATCTTCAAACTCACAAACATCCTCTTCATATGGGGTATCAACATTTTTTAATCTCGGCATTTTTATATATCTAATAGCACCAAGTTCTTTTAATCTTTCACCTAAAAAATCATCAAGTCCTGGTAAATCTGTACAAATAACCTTAGCGCCACTAGCTAAAGCTTCAATAACAACTAAAGGTAAACCTTCAAAAAATGATGGAAGAATAAAAAGATCACAAGTTCTTAGTAGTTTTTCAAGTTCTTCTTGAGGTACAATCCCTAAATAATTTACCTTTGCTTTTCTATTATCAATACTTTTTATAATCTCGTCACTTTCAAGGGCACTTCCACTTCCTATTAGATTTAATTCAATATGCTCATATTTTTTACAACTATCAATTGCATTTAAAAGATGGGGAACCCCTTTGGCATTACACATTTTTCCCACATATGCAATTTTTACATTATCGTTTTTTTCTCTATTTTTATTTGGGAAAAACATATCTGGGTTATAACCACTTCCACTCACAATTACTTTTTCTTCTTCCACATCATAATACTCTTGGATTGTTTTCGCTTGGGCAGAGTTTAAGGCAAATAGATATTCACATCTTGAAACCTTACTTTTTACTATTGAAGCTAACTTGGGTGAAAGTTTCATTTGTCTTAAATCTGTTCCATGGCATAAAACCAAAGTTTTTAAATTTGGATATAAATCTTTAAAAAAAGTACTTAAAAGCCAAATATGATTACAAATTACAACATCAGGTTTAAACTCCTCAATTACACTTGTTATAACTTTTTTAAACTCTTTTTCATATGATTCATACATAGTTTCATTTATATCACTATATTTTGTACTTTTATAAGGCATTACATCACTCATCCCAACAACAGGAAAAGGAAGGTTTTCACTCTCAAATAAAACAGGATAAAAATTTTTTAATTCAAGATTATCTATATCTGGGTCTTGTTCTAAAAGAGGTACTCCTGCAAGTACAGCTTGTTCATAACCCTTTTCATATCCAGCTTTAAATAATTGTTGTAAAAATACTCCACTTCCAGTTCTTCCTGGTCGTTGAGCTAATGCGTGTAATATTCTCATAAATTGCCTTATTTTAAATAACTTAATGAAATAATATCCAACAATTACTTTTCATAAAATATCAATTTAGTTACAATATCAAAAAAACAAAAGGTTCTTTATGGAAATTGAGATATCAACACCTGCCCTACTTTTCCCTGCTATTTCATTACTATTATTAGCATATACAAATAGATTTTTAACAACAGGACAATTAATTAGATCACTAAGTAAGCAATTAAAAGATAATAAAAGCTCAAACCTTAGTGGACAAATCAAAAATCTGAAAAAAAGAGTTGAACTTACTAAATGGATGCAGTTTTTCGGAGCTTTATCAATGCTTTTATGTACCTTATCTATGGCATGTTTGTTTTTAGAATATTATGATTTAGGTAAAAAAATATTCGGATTAAGTCTTATTGCTATGACTGGATCATTATGTATTTCTATATGGGAAGTTTATATCTCATCAAATGCTTTAAATTTAGAATTAAAAGATTTAAATGACAAATACAAAAGCTAAATAACTTATAATTTTAAAAAAGGAGTTTTCATGCAAAAAGAGGCAAAAATTTTATGGACTACGGACAACAAAGAAACTGCCGAACATATGGTTTTACTTTATGCACATAATGCGAAACTAAAAGGGTGGATGGAAGAAGTTTCTGTTTTAGTTTGGGGTGCATCCCAACAATTAATTGCAAAAGATAAAGAGATACAAGAAAAAGTAAAAGCTATGATAGAAGATGGTGTAAATGTTGTTGCATGTTTAAAATGTGCTGAAAATATGGAGATAGAAGATGGTTTAAACGCTTGTAATATTGATGTATTTTATACAGGGGAGTTATTAAGCCAGTGGATAAAATCTGGAGATACTATAATCACTGTTTAAGAGATTCTCTTAAACAGTACATATAAATATAATCTTGTATCTTCCCAAGGCATTGTGTATTCAAAAACCTCATTATCAATTAATTTAAAACCATCACCTAATAGTGAAGAAAATTTTTCAACATTGTAATGTTCTAGTGGTAAATTTGCACAATACTTAACATCTTGCTTTGCAAACTCTGAAAATAAAACATATCCACCTTTAGAAAGTGAGTTTTTTAAATTTTCAAAATAGATATTTTTTTCTTCTTCACTTAAAAGAAAATGTAAAACTGCCCTATCAAACCAAACATCACATTTTTTTTGAAAAGTTTTTGAAACATCATATTCAAAAAACTCTACATTTTTTTCTTCTATTCTATTTTTTAAAGTTTCTAATGCTTGTGGACTAATATCATTTAAAATTGTTTTACCAACTCTTTTTCATACCAACCTTGATTGGTATATTCTACATTTTTAAAAATGTTATCCCAATGATTTTGTGTTTCCATTATTTAATCTTTCCAATTATCACTTTCGAAATAATATCAGCTGATTTTATTATAACTTTAACATTACTAAATAAAACCTGTCCTCTGTAGTTTTCTATGTGTATCTTAGCTCCGGGAATTTGACCACTTGTTACACATATTCCTCTTTCATTATCACTAATCCTTGCTTTTAGTTCTAAGCCTATATTTTTTAAAGCCCATCTTGCATATTTTCTATCCTCATAATCCCAAACCATCTGATCTATTTTTCGCTCTTGAATAGAGATATGTTCACAAATCTCATCGATGTTTTTTGGAGTTTGTTTTGATTTTAAAATTCTATGTAACACTAAATCTGAATATCTTCTAATAGGACTTGTAAAATGGGAATATGATTTAAAACCTAAACCAAAATGGCCTAAATTTCTAGATGAATATTTTGCTTGGGTTTGAGCATGAATAATTAAATCATCAATCTCTTCCCTTAAGCTAGAGTGTTTTGCTTTTTCTTGAATATGAGTGATAGTATCATGTACATCATTTTGTAATTTTGCATTTATCCCTAAAGCATTAACATCATCAATCAATTTTGAAATTGCTTTAAAAGGTGGTTCTTCATGTATTCTAAAAATCCCAACAGTATTTACTTTTTTACTAGCTTCAATATTTGCTAATAACATACACTCTTCAACTAATTGATGAGAAGCAGAAGAGGTTTCAACTTCAATACTTTGTATCTCACTTTTATTATCAAGTTTAAGTCTATATTCGCTAGACCTAAAATCGTAACCCTTTTCTAATCTTTTTTTTCTAAAAGATTTTGTTACTTCATATAAAGGAATTAAATAATCAAAAATATCTTTTTCTAACTTTGTAAAAGTATCAAGTTTATCATCTAAAACTCTATCTATCCTTCCATAAGAAAACTTTCGATGGGAGTTTATAATAGCTTCAAAAACTTCACTTTTTTTGATACTCATTTTCTCTACATCCAAATATATTTTAAAAACATAAGAGTATCTATCAACACCCTCTTTTAATGAGCACATATCTTCACTTAATTCACCTGGAAGCATAGGTAAAACTTTTCCAGGCAGATATGCTGAAACACTCTTTTTAAAAGCTTCTTTATCAATTTCACTTCCCTCTTTTACAAAATAAGATACATCTGCAATTGCCACATATAAAATATTTTCAATAAAATCAAAATAGATTGCATCGTCATGATCTTTTGCACTAGCGGGGTCAATAGTACAAAAAGGAAGTTCTCTTAAATCAACTCTTTGATTTGTATCATCCATTTTTGCATCAACATCAAGTTTTTTGTATCTATAATCTTCCTTAAAAAGAATTGTTGAGATTTTTTCATCGATTTTAGCATCACTAATATTCCCAAGATTTTGTGAAACTTCAAGGGATTTGGAATCAACCAATAAAACATCACCTTCATTAGCATTAATTATTGTTTTGGTTTGAAGCATAATATTTTCTTTGATTGTAAAGTAATTATCATTTTTTACATAAACTAAAATATCACTTTTGTTCCCATCAAATATTTTTACTATTTTTGCTTTGATTTTACTTCTTGGATTAAAAACTCTTTTTGCTAAAACAAAATCTCCATCATAAGCTCCATTTAACTGTTCAAAATCTAAATTTAGATTTTTATGTTCATTATCTAAATCTTCTAAAACCGCTTTATTTTTTTGAACTTTTATTGTACCTACACGATATTTTGAATTAAGTTCCAGTTTATTTTCTTTTTCATTTACAACGTCATCTTTTATAAATTCATTTAATATTATTCTTTCTTCTTCTGTGAAGTCTTGGCTATTATTAACTAATTTAATAAATAAGTTCTTTATCAATTTTTTACCTTATTTTTTCTACATTTATTGTATAATTATTATTACGAGGATATTAAAATGCAATATAGAATCATACTCTCATTCATCTTAACATTTTTATTCATAAATAACCTATTTGCTCAAAAACCAACTTTGATATTTTATTGTGGAATTACAATGGTAAAACCAATTACAGAGATGGCAAAAATTATAGAAAAAAAACATAACTGTATAATCAAAATATCCCAAGGTGGTTCAAAAGATTTATATGATTCCATTAAATATTCAAAAAAAGGTGATTTGTATCTGCCTGGAAGTCAATCATATAGAACAAATAATTTAAAAGATGGATTATTAGGTGATTTTGTTGAAATAGGTTTTAACAAAGCTGCAATTTTTGTCAAAAAAGGAAATCCTTTAAAAGTTAGTTCTTTGAATGATTTTTCAAGTGAAGAGTATGCATCAGTTTTATGTGACCCTGAATCAGGAAGTGTTGGTAAAATGACAAAAAATATTTTTATAAACTTTAAAGATATCCATTTTTATGAGGAAGTTTTAGATAATACCGTTGAGATAGGAACTGATTCAAGGAATTTAAACAAAGCATTAATAGATAATAGAGCAGATATTTCAATAAACTGGAGAGCAACCTCTTTTTGGAAAGAGAACAAAAAATATATTGATATTATTGAAATTGATGATAAATATGCACCAAAAAAGAGACTTATAATTTCCCTTTTAAAGTTTTCAAAAAACAAAAAAATTGCAAAAGATTTTATGAATTTTGCTATTTCTAAAGAGGGTCAAAAGATAATGAAAAAATATGGGTTTTTAAAATAAAACTATGACTAAAAAAAATAAAGACAATACCTTACAACAACTAATTTTATTATTAGCAATATTTATTTTAGGTATTTTTTCATTAATTTCAATTCATATATTTTTCTTAAATTTAGTGGATAGTCTTGATAAAAAAACTAATAATCTAAAAGCAAAAATAGCCATTGGGGAATATATTGTAAATGATATAAATATGATTCGTTCTGACTTTTATGAACTTGCTACTACAGCAACAAATAAAAGGGGAAGGGAGATAATA
The sequence above is drawn from the Arcobacter arenosus genome and encodes:
- a CDS encoding single-stranded DNA-binding protein, whose amino-acid sequence is MYNKIVMVGNLTRDIELRYMPNGSALAKSAIATSHRYKSQTGEQKEEVCFLDFNIFGRSAEVANQYLRKGSKVLLEGRLVFEQWTAQDGTNRSKHALRVDSMKMLDSKADSQNMGAPQAQGAQNSYNSQGGGYNPQSNQYNQQQAPQNNMGQNNYGGMNNQASQAAEHRIPEIDIDDDEIPF
- a CDS encoding RNB domain-containing ribonuclease → MIKNLFIKLVNNSQDFTEEERIILNEFIKDDVVNEKENKLELNSKYRVGTIKVQKNKAVLEDLDNEHKNLNLDFEQLNGAYDGDFVLAKRVFNPRSKIKAKIVKIFDGNKSDILVYVKNDNYFTIKENIMLQTKTIINANEGDVLLVDSKSLEVSQNLGNISDAKIDEKISTILFKEDYRYKKLDVDAKMDDTNQRVDLRELPFCTIDPASAKDHDDAIYFDFIENILYVAIADVSYFVKEGSEIDKEAFKKSVSAYLPGKVLPMLPGELSEDMCSLKEGVDRYSYVFKIYLDVEKMSIKKSEVFEAIINSHRKFSYGRIDRVLDDKLDTFTKLEKDIFDYLIPLYEVTKSFRKKRLEKGYDFRSSEYRLKLDNKSEIQSIEVETSSASHQLVEECMLLANIEASKKVNTVGIFRIHEEPPFKAISKLIDDVNALGINAKLQNDVHDTITHIQEKAKHSSLREEIDDLIIHAQTQAKYSSRNLGHFGLGFKSYSHFTSPIRRYSDLVLHRILKSKQTPKNIDEICEHISIQERKIDQMVWDYEDRKYARWALKNIGLELKARISDNERGICVTSGQIPGAKIHIENYRGQVLFSNVKVIIKSADIISKVIIGKIK
- a CDS encoding Fe(3+) ABC transporter substrate-binding protein, whose protein sequence is MLKKLFLGAFMLTSSIYAASEVNIYSTRHYDTDKVLFKMFEEKTGIKVNVVKAKGSALVQRLESEGEKSPADVLITVDAARLYTAKEKGLFQAIESEKLISSIPEKLRDKDNQWFGLTKRARVTVYKLGSGVEKELSTYEDLADPKFKGKIMVRSSNNEYNQSLLAGMIAHHGEEYALNWAKGVVANMAMAPKGNDRYQVKAIANGIGEIAIANTYYIGKMVDNKDESQAQAVKKVKIFFPKFENGGTHVNVSGAGVAKYSPNKENAIKFIEFLASKDAQELFAGGNFEYPVIEGVKRNPIVESWGTFEDDTISINELGKNNAAAVKIFDKAGWK
- a CDS encoding glycosyltransferase family 4 protein; translation: MRILHALAQRPGRTGSGVFLQQLFKAGYEKGYEQAVLAGVPLLEQDPDIDNLELKNFYPVLFESENLPFPVVGMSDVMPYKSTKYSDINETMYESYEKEFKKVITSVIEEFKPDVVICNHIWLLSTFFKDLYPNLKTLVLCHGTDLRQMKLSPKLASIVKSKVSRCEYLFALNSAQAKTIQEYYDVEEEKVIVSGSGYNPDMFFPNKNREKNDNVKIAYVGKMCNAKGVPHLLNAIDSCKKYEHIELNLIGSGSALESDEIIKSIDNRKAKVNYLGIVPQEELEKLLRTCDLFILPSFFEGLPLVVIEALASGAKVICTDLPGLDDFLGERLKELGAIRYIKMPRLKNVDTPYEEDVCEFEDRLSQTIDEASCEILEGKKYDIDEVIKLLEDKTWSGLFNRLEKMF
- a CDS encoding class I SAM-dependent methyltransferase, whose protein sequence is MLNDISPQALETLKNRIEEKNVEFFEYDVSKTFQKKCDVWFDRAVLHFLLSEEEKNIYFENLKNSLSKGGYVLFSEFAKQDVKYCANLPLEHYNVEKFSSLLGDGFKLIDNEVFEYTMPWEDTRLYLYVLFKRIS
- the rpsF gene encoding 30S ribosomal protein S6 codes for the protein MSKLKHYETMFILKPTLTEEETAAQIEKVKADIAKNGGEIVACDDMGTRPLAYEIEKNKRGYYFVAYFKGEPSGILEIERQYRINENIMRFIFIKYESKKEIAAWTKMSDEAAKKAN
- a CDS encoding substrate-binding domain-containing protein, with product MQYRIILSFILTFLFINNLFAQKPTLIFYCGITMVKPITEMAKIIEKKHNCIIKISQGGSKDLYDSIKYSKKGDLYLPGSQSYRTNNLKDGLLGDFVEIGFNKAAIFVKKGNPLKVSSLNDFSSEEYASVLCDPESGSVGKMTKNIFINFKDIHFYEEVLDNTVEIGTDSRNLNKALIDNRADISINWRATSFWKENKKYIDIIEIDDKYAPKKRLIISLLKFSKNKKIAKDFMNFAISKEGQKIMKKYGFLK
- a CDS encoding DsrE family protein, producing the protein MQKEAKILWTTDNKETAEHMVLLYAHNAKLKGWMEEVSVLVWGASQQLIAKDKEIQEKVKAMIEDGVNVVACLKCAENMEIEDGLNACNIDVFYTGELLSQWIKSGDTIITV
- the rpsR gene encoding 30S ribosomal protein S18 translates to MAERRKYGKKFCKYSEMKIDFIDYKNTELLKLSMSERGKIMPRRLTGNSKNAQEMVEKAIKRARHMALVPYIVDTQDVTDAAYAR
- the holA gene encoding DNA polymerase III subunit delta, which codes for MYKNEFDNLLNQNIKFNAYMFFGQSNYLVEHYTELVASSLGSPDEIEKLYFDDFDFKYAKNKLLQSSLFAANNILIIKLEKKLNKKECTELIEACNTNPDSKVIFSCMGDGDFKTMGGYFTKKLNAVSVRMFSPFPNEAVKMIENQAKQLNMNCELSALNHLYFMHRQDLSLCMNDLKKLSILDEKISANTVNRHCFGIGAVNFEDFLHNLLSCLDISDDLELLLEEGMNEIYLLNQITSFVQQLFMISSYARVFGSANAKEILGFVPPKNVWEKKSRLAISIKPEKFLEILEYLLNLELELKSSKISDSNIYLQASLRKLSVIIR
- a CDS encoding DUF2721 domain-containing protein, with translation MEIEISTPALLFPAISLLLLAYTNRFLTTGQLIRSLSKQLKDNKSSNLSGQIKNLKKRVELTKWMQFFGALSMLLCTLSMACLFLEYYDLGKKIFGLSLIAMTGSLCISIWEVYISSNALNLELKDLNDKYKS